The Quercus lobata isolate SW786 chromosome 4, ValleyOak3.0 Primary Assembly, whole genome shotgun sequence genome segment GAGCGGCTCGGTGCTGCGATCGACGAGCGGCTCGATGCTGCGATCGACGATTGGCACAGTGCGATCATCCGACTAGAGCTCGGTCTATGGTCGCCGGCGAagtctcttcttcctctctctctctctctctctctctctctctctctctctctctctttttcctttttctggaaatgatttgaagtgaaaatgtgtgtaaaatcatttccgggtTAAAGGAGTAAATTTTGGTCAAcaggaaatgattttccggaaaatttcattttccgTTGCTGCCTATCACGCAGGTTTGGGGGAAAATgatttcaggaaatcattttcccccaaaacaaacacaccctaaggaaatcattttcccccaAAACAAACGCACCCTAAGTGTGATTGGTTACCTATGGATCTAATTCATTttaagttaaataattaattaaaccGATTTTTCCACAATTCTTTTCACGCTGCACTAAAATGAATGGTTTTGTgatatggaaataaaaaatggtgGCAAATTCACGTATAAGTAATTGGCTATAACTCTCTAACAACCACTTCCACAAATCATAACAAAAAGTTGTGTCCTCGTATTAATCAGAAAAGCAGGACAATGAAGTCAATGACCCAAATCAAATGATTTCTTTGTTGTCGGTGGCGTCTGCTCAACGGCCTATGCAATTTAACAAAGTAATTCCTTTATTTGTTggctttcacttttttttttttttttttttttaaagacaggACTGCTTTTATATTAATACTAAATCAGAGAAATTTTGATCAATTAAAGATCCCAcggattttatatttttggacgTATTTGACAAATAGCATTAACGCACTACAAGGTACGCAAATGATTTTTTACGTCATAACTAACTGAGACAGCCTATATATAATACAAACTTGTCTATCTTCCTCTACCGCACACTAAAATTTCACCAGTTTCCTGCTTGTCCAAACCAATGAAGCTTCACAACCCCAATTTTTCTGCATTATTATGCTCTACATTCCTTCATATCATTCTACTTTTTACTTTAACCCTTCTGTGCTTGAAACCTGCCACCTCTTCTGTCACTCCAACAAATGAGACTGACCGTTTGGCTTTGCTCAAATTCAAGGAATCCATTGATTATGATCCATATAGAATCTTGAGCTCATGGAATGATTCTTTCCACTTCTGCAACTGGCATGGAATTACATGCGGCCGCCGTCATCAAAGAGTCACAACCTTAGAACTACAAGGTCATAACTTGCGTGGCACCATTCCCCCTTACATTGGCAACCTCACCTTTCTTAGGGCCATCGACCTTGGAAATAATAGCTTCTATGGTGAAATTCCAAAAGAAGTTGGTCAGTTGTTCCGATTGCGAGAACTCATTCTTATAAATAACACGTTGGGAGGAGAAATTCCAACCAACTTGTCCAACTGCTCTGAACTTAGGCTGATAAGTGTCTGGAACAACAAACTTATTGGGAAAATTCCCATGGAGCTTGGCTCTTTGACCAAGCTTACTTTTCTTCGGGTTGCCAAGAACAATTTCATTGGAGGAATCCCAAGTTTCTTGGGAAATCTTTcattacttgtatttttttcggCATCCTTTAATGACTTAGAGGGAAATATTCCAGAAAGCATAGGCCGTTTGAAAAGCATGTCAATTTTCTTAGTTGGAGCCAATAAATTGAACGGTATGGTCCCCTCCTCTCTCTACAATATATCATCTATTACATTCTTGGTATTAACACAAAACCAACTTAGTGGTACCCTTCCAGAAAATATAGGCCATACTCTCCCTAATCTCCAATGGTTTACAATAGGTGATAACAAATTCTTTGGGTCAATCCCTAGTTCTTTGTGCAATGCATCTAAACTTCAAAAACTTGTCATTAACTATAATAGCTTTGTGGGATCAGTTCCAACTAATTTGGGCTATCTACAAGATCTTGAAATCCTGCATCTAGGTGAGAATAAATTAGGAAGGGATTTGAACTTTTTAACATCTTTAAGAAACTGTAGCAAAATGAACATGCTATCATTTGTAGAAAACCGATTTGAAGGTGTTTTGCCCAGTTCTATAGCCAACTTGTCAACACAACTCACAGGATTATATTTGGGACGCAACAAAATATCTGGAACTATTCATGTAGCATTGCAGAATCTCATCAATTTAATTGTCTTGGGCATGGATGAGAATCTTTTCACAGGTATGATACCTACCTGTTTTGGGAAGTTTCAAAAGATGCAAGGATTGTATTTAAATGGAAACAAATTGTCAGGGAAAATCCCAAGTTCTATTGGCAACCTTACTCAATTGGCTGAATTGTTTTTGTCTGAAAACAATTTTGAAGGAAGCATTCCTCCAAGTATTGGTACTTGTCAAAGTTTACAAAAGTTGGATGTTTCACAAAATTACCTTAGTGGAGTCATTCCCCAAcaggtttttcaaattttttctttgtcaCTTTTACTCAATTTATCCCATAACTCATTTAGTGGCAAATTACCTGTTGAGGTAGACAGTTTGAAGAATATTAATTCACTCGATGtttctaaaaacaatttttctggtGAAATTCCTACAACAATTGGAAATTGCTTGAACTTAGTGTATCTAGGCTTGCAAGGGAATTCCTTTAACGGGACCATACCTTCATCAATGGCTTCATTGAAAAGCCTTGAACATTTAGATGTTTCACGAAACAACTTATCAGGATTAATTCCAAAAGGTCTAGAGAagctttcattttttaaatatttgaacaTTTCGTTCAACAATATTGAGGGTGAGGTTCCAACAGAAGGAATTTTCAAAAATGTAAATATGATATCTGTTATTGGAAACAATAAGCTTTGTGGGGGTATTCCACAGTTGCAATTACCAACATGCCACAAAGTTATGAAATCAAGAAAGTCCCTTGCTTCTAGATTgacaatcataattgtttgtGTCATTACAAGTATTCTTCTAGTTTCAACCTTTCTCGTTCTTTATTGgaggaaaaaatcaaaaaagaaaccaTCGTCTATAGTCCCAAATATTGATCTCCTTCCAACAATTTCGTACAAAATGCTCCATCAAGCGACTAATGGATTTTCCCTCAACAATTTAATTGGATCCGGTAGTTTTGGAGTAGTTTATAAAGGAGTTCTTGAGCAAGATGAAAGATTAGTGGCTATAAAGGTTCTTAACCTTCAAAACAAAGATGCTTCGAAGAGTTTTATGGCAGAATGCAATGTATTAAGAAATGTTCGGCACCGAAATCTTATAAAGATCTTAACATGTTGCTCCAGTATAAATTATATTGGTGATGATTTCAAAGCTCTAGTTTTTGAATTCATGACAAATGGGAGCTTGGAAATGTGGTTGCATCCGATGAAAGATAGTGacaatcaatcaaaaaatttGAGCCTTCTTCAAAGACTAATTATTGCAATTGATGTGGCTTTTGCTTTAAACTATCTTCACAATCATTGTGAGCAAAAAATCATTCATTGTGATTTAAAGCCAAGCAATATTCTTCTTGATAGTGATATGATTGCTCATGTAAGTGATTTTGGCTTATCAAGGCTCCTCACAACTTTGAATGGTTCTTCCCAAAAGTGTGCCAGCACAATTGGATTAAAGGGATCTATCGGTTATGCTGCTCCAGGtattatctttcttcttttgttttaaatccTTAACTATTCtaatgtatttattttctttttgtcacTTTATCAAATGAAAGGATTTTAACTCCTTGATTTTCTTGtcatatatactttttaattttcgTATCATCAACATATTCGCATGGGTGTACACATAATTAGCATATTAACATAAACTCTCacttagtaatttttatttatttatttgctaagTAACTCTCGCTTAgtatttgtttttctcttaGAAGTTAAAACACGTTCACGTTTGTACCATGCAAGCAcgtaattaattttattttattttataaaactacaaattttaattgaaaaataacatTCAAATATGATTCAAACTTTGAGAAATGTTAAATTTGATATTCTTTGACTAAAATTTGTACCTTCTTTGAACAGGTATATTTTcttaatcaaaataaatcaacaaGAGGGGCAAAAAGTGATTTGGACCCTTGGGATAAAGTTATTACTGTTTCCTTTAATTTCAAAAGTAATAgcatatgtcattattttttttactatagatttgtttttatttcttgacTTCGCATTCTGTAAACCATAAATCCATATTTTTGTAATAGATAGAATATTGCTTAATTTCCCTCCATTCCATGAGTTGTAGAGTATGGCATGGGCGGTGAAGCATCAACTGAGGGGGATGTATATAGTTATGGAGTCCTTGTGTTGGAAATGTTCACAGGAAGGAGACCCACTGATGATATGTTTAAAGATGGTCTCAATCTCCATAAATTTGTTCAGATGTCCTTACCAAAAAGGCTCATTCAAGTTGTCGACCCAATGCTTTTGCCAAGAGAAGTTGAAGAAATGGAAGTAGCAACTGCAACAATGATGGCAACAAAAGAAGATGACAATGACAATGAAATTGTAGAAGAAGCTAATAATACTGAGGACTTTAGGCATATTGATGTGGATATGCAAAAGTACTTACTCTCAATCCTTAATATTGGAATCTTATGTTCACTGGAATCTCCAAAAGAGAGAATCAATATGGAGGAAGTCATTAAGGAACTACAATTGATAAAAAGTA includes the following:
- the LOC115986112 gene encoding probable LRR receptor-like serine/threonine-protein kinase At3g47570, which encodes MKLHNPNFSALLCSTFLHIILLFTLTLLCLKPATSSVTPTNETDRLALLKFKESIDYDPYRILSSWNDSFHFCNWHGITCGRRHQRVTTLELQGHNLRGTIPPYIGNLTFLRAIDLGNNSFYGEIPKEVGQLFRLRELILINNTLGGEIPTNLSNCSELRLISVWNNKLIGKIPMELGSLTKLTFLLVLTQNQLSGTLPENIGHTLPNLQWFTIGDNKFFGSIPSSLCNASKLQKLVINYNSFVGSVPKKSKKKPSSIVPNIDLLPTISYKMLHQATNGFSLNNLIGSGSFGVVYKGVLEQDERLVAIKVLNLQNKDASKSFMAECNVLRNVRHRNLIKILTCCSSINYIGDDFKALVFEFMTNGSLEMWLHPMKDSDNQSKNLSLLQRLIIAIDVAFALNYLHNHCEQKIIHCDLKPSNILLDSDMIAHVSDFGLSRLLTTLNGSSQKCASTIGLKGSIGYAAPEYGMGGEASTEGDVYSYGVLVLEMFTGRRPTDDMFKDGLNLHKFVQMSLPKRLIQVVDPMLLPREVEEMEVATATMMATKEDDNDNEIVEEANNTEDFRHIDVDMQKYLLSILNIGILCSLESPKERINMEEVIKELQLIKSTFVGLGIRRGRPSRAQRPGTTRRD